A window of Ruminococcus champanellensis 18P13 = JCM 17042 contains these coding sequences:
- a CDS encoding GNAT family N-acetyltransferase: protein MYIRNAGMEDLNQIAQTHIECFPNSFSTALGVPLLKKFYLQYLKEYPDLFWVAVDDDCIAGFCMGYLLDRGSCNRSFAKHNIVPLALRYLLLLIKGNKKAWKRLKPTKGRKSDSVRILEPEFYHIPPTECGDLLSICVLPKWRGAGIANELISDYQDALRKIGRSVCFLTVATVNSRGIHFYEKNGFVPYRALGDVAITYAKRL from the coding sequence ATGTATATACGAAATGCCGGTATGGAAGATTTGAATCAAATAGCGCAGACGCATATAGAGTGTTTCCCAAACAGTTTTTCAACAGCTCTCGGGGTGCCGTTGCTGAAAAAGTTTTATTTGCAGTACCTGAAAGAGTACCCGGATCTATTTTGGGTTGCCGTTGACGATGATTGTATAGCCGGGTTTTGCATGGGATATCTGCTTGACAGAGGAAGCTGCAATCGCTCTTTTGCAAAGCATAACATTGTTCCTCTTGCGCTCCGTTATCTATTACTGCTTATCAAGGGCAATAAAAAAGCATGGAAACGGCTTAAGCCGACAAAAGGCCGCAAAAGCGATTCCGTTCGCATATTAGAACCGGAATTTTATCATATTCCTCCTACAGAATGCGGCGATCTTCTCTCCATTTGTGTTTTGCCGAAATGGCGGGGAGCAGGGATTGCGAACGAATTGATATCCGATTATCAGGACGCGTTAAGAAAAATCGGTAGGAGCGTGTGCTTTTTAACAGTTGCGACTGTGAATTCCCGTGGGATTCACTTCTATGAAAAGAACGGCTTTGTGCCATATCGTGCTTTGGGAGATGTGGCGATAACATATGCCAAGAGGCTTTAA